The stretch of DNA GTCGAACCACCGAGCGGCGCTGATCTCGTGGTCGGGGTCCTCGACGCTCGGGTCGGTCGTCGTCGCGCGGGCCTCGTACACCGGGAGGACGCCCCACGTCCGGTTCCCGTCACAGTGGAACTCCACGCGTCCGAGCAGGCCGAGGCCCTCGATGGTCGCGTCGATGCCGCCCTCCTCGCGGAGTTCCCGCAGGGCGGCCTCGCGGAACGACTCGCCGCCGTCGAGTTCGCCACCCGGCAGGACCCACTTGTCGACGCCCTCGTGGCGGACCAGCAGGAGGTCGCCCGACGGGCGGTAGGCGAGGGTGTGCGAACCGAAGGGCGCGCCGTGGTCGCGGGCGGCCTCGGCGACGCGGCGGAACCGGGGGCGCGTGACCCGCCGGTGGCGCGTGAACTCCACCGCGGCGTCGTGTCGGTCCCGCAGGTCGTGGTAGCGTTGCTCGGCCTGCTGGCTCGCCACGTCGGCGAGGTACCACAGGTCGTCGACGGTCGTCATCGACCCGGGCGAGAGCCGGTCCGACTGCCGTGCGACGACGAGCGCGTGGAGGGCGAGCTGCGATCGATCATACCACCACGTAGAGGTGAGAATCACTATAACCCTTCGACGGGGGCGAATCAGTCCCTTTTTCATCGGCGGCCCAGTAGCGACCCCTATGGCATTCGAAGAGGACGACCGCGTCATCCTCCACGACGAGCACAGCGACTACGACGGCGAAGAAGGGACCGTGACACAGGTCGTCGAGACGATGTTCGGCGACGCCAACTACACCGTCTCCTTCGAGGACGGCCAGGAGCAGGGCGTCCCCGAGGACAACCTCGAAGCCGCCGAGGAGTAAGGCCCGATGTCGTCGGTCCCGTTCCACTACGTCGACCTCCGGACCTTCTGTTACGCCACGGAGGACGACAAGCGCGTCGAGCAGGCCCTGCGGACCTTCCTGCCCGAGGAGACCGAGGTGGAGCGGGCCGAGAGCGAGGGCCACTACGGCGACCGCATCGTCGTCCTCTCGGCACGCGTCGAGAACGCCGACGAGATCAGACACGTCCTCTCGCGGGTCGCGAGCCTCGACGACATCGACGACGTCCGCGCGGAACTGGACGACCGGGTCGACGACAACTGTTCGTTCTTCCTCACGTTCGACAAGCAGGCCGCCTTCCGGGGCGAGGTCCGACGCGGCGACGGGATCACGCTGCGGGCGAAGGTCGAGGCCTACCCCGCGAAGCGGGAGAAGGCGGTCGCGAACGCCCGCGAACTGCTGGACGACCTCTGATGTACGAGGCCGTCTACGCCCACCCCGACGGCGACAGCACCGTCGCCCGGCAGGCGCTGACGGCCGCCGACCACGGGTTCGAGGGGATCGTCGTCCGGAACCACGGCGACGAGGCGGCCGACTACGACGGCGAAGCGATCGCCGACGAGTACGGCGTGGACGTGGTCGACGGGATCGAACTCCGCCCCGACGACCGCGGCCGGGCCGGCGGCCTCGTCGGCAACTACCGCTCGAAGCGAACGATCGTCGCCGTCCGCGGCGGGGACCGGAGCATCAATCGATTCGCCGTCGAGCATCCGGCGGTCGACGTCCTCGCACACCCGATGCGCGGCGACGGCGACTTCAACCACGTCCTGGCGAAGGCCGCCGCCGAGAACGGCGTCCGCGTCGAGTTCGCCCTCGGCCGCGTCCTGCGGGACAGCGGCGGCAGCCGGGTCCGCGCGCTCCAGGACCTGCGCAAGCTCCGGGAACTGGTCGCGGACGCCGACGCCCCCTTCGTGGTCAGTGCCGGGCCGACGACTCACCTCCAGCTACGGGCCCCGCGCGAACTCGTCGCGCTCGGCGAGCAGATCGGGTTCGCGGCGGAGACGGTCGGCGAGGGGCTCCGCGAGTGGGGCCGCCTCGCGGAGCGCAACCGCCGGCGGACGAGCGAGTCGTTCGTCGAGCCCGGGGTCCGTATCGAGGACGAAAACGACGCTTGAAACCCGACGCAACCGCGAACGAACACCCACATTTATGCGACAAGCCGGTGGTCGTCTCAACTATGACCGAGGAGCAGCAGACGTTCGACGCGCTCGTGCTCGCCTCGCTCGCGGGCGTCGTCGGCAGCAAGTACCTGCTCGGTGGGGCGCTCGCGGTGATGACCGGATCGGTGAACGGCTCGACGCTCGTGCTCGGGTCCGTCCCGCTGACGCTCGTCGTCGGCGTCGCCCTCGCCGTCGTCGCGGGCGGGTTCGTCGACCGTGCGTCGTGGGCTCGAGCACTCGGCCTCCTCACGTTCCTGACGGTCGTCGGACTGAGCGTCCCCGCGGTCCTCGCCCCCGACCTCGTCATCACCGTCGAGGCCTTCGGACTCGTGCTCGCCGCCAGCTACCTCCTCGTCCGGAACCCGGTCGCGAGCGGCGACGACCCGGAGATCGACGAGGACGACAGCGCCCACCGCGTCGGATCGACGCTGCGCTGAGCGACACCGCACCGTTCTTGACCGGCCAGTTCCAACGTCGGGTGTGACACCGACGACGGAGGCGTACCCGTGAAACACCTCCCCAAGCACCTGCGCCCGCGCTGGCGCTACCTCGCGGTCCGCGTCGAGACGTGGCTGGACGCGGACCTCGGCCGCCGTGCGTTCCAGCGCGAGGTGTGGTACGCGGCACAGAACTTGCTCGGTGACCCCGGGAGCGCCGACGCCGATCTGACGGTCGTCGACTTCGACCACGACGAGGGGACCGGCCACGCGGTCGTGCGCGTCCGCCGGGGCGAGACCGACGCGGCGCGGGCCGCGCTGGCCTGCGTCGACGCCGTCGACGGCGAGCCGGTCGGGCTCCGGGTCGCGGGGACGAGCGGGACGCTCCGAGCCTGTGAAGAAAAGTATATACGCGGCCCGTCGGAATCAGCGGACCAGAGACAGGTCGTGTTCGGGAACGCCAGTCGGCGCGCCGTCAGCCGCGGAGAGCGGTCCGACGTCCGCACCGACGACGCGTTCGTGGGCGCGACGGACCTCGATTTCCGATAACTATGCAGGGTCAAAACCAACAGCAGGCGTACGACCGCGGCATCACCATCTTCTCCCCGGACGGGCGGCTCTACCAGGTCGAGTACGCTCGCGAGGCCGTCAAGCGCGGCACCGCGAGCATCGGCGTCCGGACGAGCGACGGCGTCGTCCTCGCGGTGGACAAGCGGGTGCGGTCCCCGCTGATGGAGCGCTCCTCCGTCGAGAAGATCCACAAGGCCGACGACCACATCGGCATCGCGAGCGCCGGTCACGTCGCCGACGCCCGCCAGCTCATCGACGTGGCCCGCCGGCAGGCGCGGGTCAATCAGCTCCGCTACGACGAGCCGATGGGCGTCGAGACGCTGACCAAGGAGATCACCGACTACATCCAGCAGTACACCCAGGTCGGCGGCGCGCGACCGTTCGGCGTCGCGCTCATCATCGCCGGCATCGCCGACGGCGAACCCCGCCTCTACGAGACGGACCCCTCGGGGACCCCCTACGAGTGGAAGGCACTGGCCATCGGGGCCGACCGCGGGGACATCCGTGACTACCTGGAAGAGCACTACGACGAGGGGATGGATCTCGACGCGGGGATCGACCTCGCGCTCTCGTCGCTCGCGTCGGTCACCGAGGACGGCCTCTCGCCGGAGGGGATCGGCGTCGCCGTCATCGACGTCGACACCGAGCAGTTCCGCGAGCTCTCCGACGAGGAGAAAGAAGAACACCTCGCCGGTGCCGACATCCTCGCGAGCGACGAGGCGGACGCCGCCGACGAGGACACCGAGGAGTAACGCCGCCGCACCACCGACCCGTCGGTCGGTCCGCGTTCGACCGACGCAGTAAGGACTTTAACTGGGCCACCGTTACCCGCTGGTATGATATCGCTTGACGAGGCAGTGACGGCACGCCTCGAGTCCCACGGCCAGCGGTTCGAGGTGCTCGTCGACCCGGACGCGGCGCTCGCGATCAAGCGGGGGGAGTTCGACGGCGACCTGGAGGAGGTCATCGCCGCCGAGGACGTCTTCGAGGACGCCTCGCGGGGCGACCGACCGCCGGAGAACATGCTCGAAGAGGTGTTCGACACCACCGACCCGATGGCCATCATCCCGGAGGTCATCAAGCAGGGCGAGATCCAGATCACGGCCGAACAGCGCCGGGAGATGCAGGAACAGAAGCACAAACAGCTCGTCAACAAGATCGCGCGCAACGCCGTCAACCCCCAGATGGACGACGCCCCCCACCCGCCCGAGCGCATCGAGTCGGCGCTGGAGGAGACGGACTTCCGGGTCGATCCGATGGAGCCGGTCGAGGGCCAGGTCGACGAGGCGCTCGACGCCCTGCGTCCGGTCATTCCCATCCGGTTCGACGAGGTCACGGTCGCGGTGCAGGTCCCGGCCGACTACGCGGGGAGCGCGCAGGCCCAGATCCGGCAGTTCGGGGACCTCGAACGCGAGGAGTGGCAGTCCGACGGCTCGTGGGTCGGCGTGCTGACGTTCCCCGCGGGGATGCAGAACGACTTCTACGACCTCGTCAACGAACACACCAGCGGCGAGGCCGAGACCCGGATCATCAGGGACGAGGACGACATCAGCACGCGAGGCTGAGAGCGAGCGAACCCCAGAAGCGAGTTTCCGAACCGCGACCGCGGTTATCCCTTCTTGAAGCCGACGAGGAACCCGCCGGTGAAGCCCGCGCTGACCGGCAGCGCGGAGAGCAGCGACGTGACCCAGCCCGGGGGCTGGCCGGCGGCGGTCTGTGTCCCGGTCGCCGTCGCGTCCTGGGCCGCGCCCCCGATGGCCTGCCAGTTCACTTCGAGGATGCCACGCGTCTCGAGGAACTTGAACAGCGCCAGCTCCATCCCGACCAGGATGGCGATGATCTTCGCGACCTTCTTGGCGGCGAAGCCGATGACCCCGCCGATGAGGCCGCCAGCGCCGAACTCGAGCCCCATCTGCTGGAGGCCGAGTCCGTCCAGTTGGAGTGTGAACGGTTCCATACTGATACCCTGATTATCACACAGTAAATCCTTTGTGCTAACACGCCCGGCGGTGAGCGGCCGATCCGGGAGCCACCGGCGGGGCGTCGGCCCGCACCACCCGGCAGATTATATAATCGGCCGCCGTAGGTGGAGACGAGTGACGGCGACACACACCACCGAGCGTGCGGTACTCGCGAAGCGTGTCGACAGCGGGACCGCCGACACCGAGGAGATCCGCGATCTCGCGAGAGCGGCGGGCTACGACGTGGTCGGGGAGATCACACAGACCAGGACGGAGGACCCGGCCTACCACCTCGGCGAGGGGAAGGTGACCCGACTGGCGAACGCGGTCGCCCGCGAGGAGGCGACGGCGGTCGTCTTCGACAACCAACTGGGGCCGTACCAGACGTACAACATCGGGAACGAACTCCCGAAGGGGGTCCGGGTCATCGACCGGTTCCGTCTCATCCTGGAGATCTTCGGCCAGCGCGCCCAGACCCGGAAGGCACAGCTCCAGGTCGAACTCGCGGAGCTGCGGTACGAACTGCCCCGGGCCGAGGCGAAGGCCAGCCTCGCGAAACGCGACGAACGGCCCGGCTTCATCGGGCTGGGCGAGTACGACGAGTCCCGCGAGGAGGACATCAAGAAGCAGATCTCGAACATCCGGGACGAGCTGGCGTCCATCGAGGAGACCGAGCAACACCGGCGGGAACAGCGCCGGGAGTCCGGGTTCGACCTCGTGGCGCTGGCGGGCTACACCAACGCCGGGAAGTCCACGCTGTTGCGCCGGCTGGCCGAGGACCTCGACATCGACGAGAACGAGGACCGCCACCCCGACCTCGACACCACCGCCGAGAGCGAGGACCGGCTGTTCACGACGCTGGGGACGACCACTCGGCGAGCGGAGGTCGGCAAGCGCGAGGTGCTGGTGACCGACACCGTCGGCTTCATCCAGGACCTCCCCCACTGGCTCGTCGAGTCGTTCAAGTCGACGCTGGACTCGGTCTACCGGGCGGACCTCGTCCTGCTGGTCGTCGACGTCTCCGAGTCCGTCGCGGAGATCCGGGAGAAACTCGTGACGAGCCACGACACTCTCTACGAGCGCAACGAGGCACCCATCGTCACCGTGCTCAACAAGACCGACAAGGTCGACGACGAGGAGCTCCGGCGCAAGCGCGACGCGCTCTCGAAGCTCGCGCCCAACCCCGTCGCCGTCAGTGCCAAGGAGGGGCTGAACGTCGACGCGCTGGCCGAGCGCATCGACGACGAACTGCCGGACTACGAGCGCGAGCGGCTCGTCCTCCCGATGACCGACGAGACGATGAGCGTCGTCTCGTGGATCCACGACCACGCCAACGTCGAGGACGTCGACTACGGCGATCAGGTCGTCATCGAGTTCGAGGCCCGGCCGGCCGTCGTCGAGCAGTCCCGCGCGAAGGCCGGCGACCTCGTCGGCGCGTCGGCCTGACTCGGGGTCCCTCGCTCAGTTCTCGCCCCACAGCGCCGTCGGAACCGCCTCCAGGAGGTCCGTCGCCACGAGCCCGTAGCCGCGCTCCTCGACGACCGCGTCGCCGGCGTCGCCGACCGCGTGAGCGGCGATGGCCGCGGCGTGCCGCGGGTCCTGGACGGCTGCCAGCGCGCCCGTGACGCCGGCGAGCACGTCCCCGGTGCCGCCGACGGTCATCCCCGGATTCCCGGTGCGGTTGACCCGCGTCCGGTCGCCGTCGGAGACCACGTCGTACGGCCCCTTGACCAGCAGCGTGTGGCCGATGTCGGCCGCGAACGACTCGACGAGGGCGGCCCGTTCGCGCCAGTCGTCGCTGGTCTCGCCGCCCATCTTTCGGAGCTCGCCCTGGTGTGGCGTACAGACCAGCGTCGCGTCGGTGTCGACGCCGGGGACGACCTGCAGGGCGTCGGCGTCGACGACGGCGGTCCCGTCGAGCGATCCGAGGAGGTCCTCGACGGCCGCCAGCGTCTCGTCGGCACCGCCCAGGCCCGGCCCGAGGACGACGGTGTCGTGGGCGGCCGCCCGGTCCGCGATGGCCGGGACGTGATCGGGCGCGAGGTGGTCGCCGTCGTAGGCCTCGACGATCAGGTTCTCGGAGTAGCCCTGGATCTCGCGGGCGACGGTCTCGGGTGCCGCCACGCGGACGAGGTCCGCGCCGGCCCGGAGCGCCGCCTGCGCGGAGAGGGCCGGCGCGCCGGTGTAGGGGCCGCCGCCGACCACCAGCACCTCGCCGTTGTCGCCCTTGTGGCTCGCGGGGTCCCGCGCGAGCCGCTGGAGGTCGCCCCGCTCGACGAACAGCTCGGCGGCGTCGGGGATGCCGATGTCGGCGACGGTCACCTCCGCGTCGAGGGCGTCCAGCCCCGGCTTGGTGTCGTGGAAAGTGACGACGCGGTCGGCGTCGACGGCGTCGTCGGCCAGGGTGCCGTCCTCGGCGTCTAGGCCGGAGGGGACGTCCACCGAGAGGACCGGCGCGTCGGCCTCGTCCATCGCCGCGGCGGCCGTCGCGGCGGGTTCCCGCAACGCCCCGCTGATCCCGGTCCCGAGCATCGCGTCGACGACGAGGTCCGGATCGCCGAGGTCGACGGCCGTCGAGTCGCGGACCTGTTCGGTGTCGTACTCGCTCTGTCGGAGCGCCGCCCAGTTCTCGCGCGCGATGTCGGTGGCGATCGTCTCCGGGCGGCCGAGCAACAGCACGCGGGGGTCGTAGTCGTCGAGGAAGCGGGCGGCGACCAGCGCGTCCCCGCCGTTGTTGCCCCGGCCGGCGACGATCGTCACGCTGTCGCCGGGGGCGACGAGGTCCCGGACCGCGCGGGCGACGGCGTTGCCCGAGGACTCCATCAACTGCTTGCGCGGCACGCCCAGCGCCGCCGCGTTCTCGTCGACGACGGCCATCTCGGAGCCAGTGAGCATACGCGGGAGTAGCGCCGCCGTCCCCTAAAAGTGCGCCCCGGCACTCACCACCGGACGTCGAACCCGTCCAGCCCCTCCGGGTCCTCCTCGCGGACCTCGACGTCGGTGACGTCGGCCCGCGAACTCCCCTCGTGACAGAACTCGATCATCGCGTCAACGTCGTCGGGCTCGCCCTCGAAGACGGCCTCGACCCGGCCGTCGTCGAGGTTCCGGACCCAGCCGTCGACCCCCGCCTCGCGGGCGGTGTCCCGCGTCGTCGCCCGGAAGTAGACGCCCTGCACGCGGCCGCTGACGTAGACGTGTGCGCGCTCTCGTGACATATCGTGGCGTGTGTCCGCCGCCGACAAAAATCGTCCGTCGGTCGCGGCCGGCGCGTCTCACTCCCCGCCCGACCGGAGGTAGTGGAAGAGGTACGTCTGCGTGTAGCCGGCGTACTCGCCGCCCAGCGTCTCCCGGATGGCCCGCGAGGTGTCGGCGTAGTTCCCCCGGTCGCAGTCCGGGTAGTACTCCTCGATGGTGGTCCTGATCCAGGTGTCAAGCGGCACCGCCTGCAGGTAGCCC from Haloarcula litorea encodes:
- a CDS encoding NUDIX hydrolase, encoding MTTVDDLWYLADVASQQAEQRYHDLRDRHDAAVEFTRHRRVTRPRFRRVAEAARDHGAPFGSHTLAYRPSGDLLLVRHEGVDKWVLPGGELDGGESFREAALRELREEGGIDATIEGLGLLGRVEFHCDGNRTWGVLPVYEARATTTDPSVEDPDHEISAARWFDELPEDTRDREEILRWRDRRFG
- a CDS encoding DUF1918 domain-containing protein encodes the protein MAFEEDDRVILHDEHSDYDGEEGTVTQVVETMFGDANYTVSFEDGQEQGVPEDNLEAAEE
- a CDS encoding RNA-binding protein; this encodes MSSVPFHYVDLRTFCYATEDDKRVEQALRTFLPEETEVERAESEGHYGDRIVVLSARVENADEIRHVLSRVASLDDIDDVRAELDDRVDDNCSFFLTFDKQAAFRGEVRRGDGITLRAKVEAYPAKREKAVANARELLDDL
- a CDS encoding RNase P subunit p30 family protein, which encodes MYEAVYAHPDGDSTVARQALTAADHGFEGIVVRNHGDEAADYDGEAIADEYGVDVVDGIELRPDDRGRAGGLVGNYRSKRTIVAVRGGDRSINRFAVEHPAVDVLAHPMRGDGDFNHVLAKAAAENGVRVEFALGRVLRDSGGSRVRALQDLRKLRELVADADAPFVVSAGPTTHLQLRAPRELVALGEQIGFAAETVGEGLREWGRLAERNRRRTSESFVEPGVRIEDENDA
- a CDS encoding Rpp14/Pop5 family protein, which translates into the protein MKHLPKHLRPRWRYLAVRVETWLDADLGRRAFQREVWYAAQNLLGDPGSADADLTVVDFDHDEGTGHAVVRVRRGETDAARAALACVDAVDGEPVGLRVAGTSGTLRACEEKYIRGPSESADQRQVVFGNASRRAVSRGERSDVRTDDAFVGATDLDFR
- the psmA gene encoding archaeal proteasome endopeptidase complex subunit alpha — protein: MQGQNQQQAYDRGITIFSPDGRLYQVEYAREAVKRGTASIGVRTSDGVVLAVDKRVRSPLMERSSVEKIHKADDHIGIASAGHVADARQLIDVARRQARVNQLRYDEPMGVETLTKEITDYIQQYTQVGGARPFGVALIIAGIADGEPRLYETDPSGTPYEWKALAIGADRGDIRDYLEEHYDEGMDLDAGIDLALSSLASVTEDGLSPEGIGVAVIDVDTEQFRELSDEEKEEHLAGADILASDEADAADEDTEE
- a CDS encoding ribosome assembly factor SBDS codes for the protein MISLDEAVTARLESHGQRFEVLVDPDAALAIKRGEFDGDLEEVIAAEDVFEDASRGDRPPENMLEEVFDTTDPMAIIPEVIKQGEIQITAEQRREMQEQKHKQLVNKIARNAVNPQMDDAPHPPERIESALEETDFRVDPMEPVEGQVDEALDALRPVIPIRFDEVTVAVQVPADYAGSAQAQIRQFGDLEREEWQSDGSWVGVLTFPAGMQNDFYDLVNEHTSGEAETRIIRDEDDISTRG
- a CDS encoding FUN14 domain-containing protein; protein product: MEPFTLQLDGLGLQQMGLEFGAGGLIGGVIGFAAKKVAKIIAILVGMELALFKFLETRGILEVNWQAIGGAAQDATATGTQTAAGQPPGWVTSLLSALPVSAGFTGGFLVGFKKG
- the hflX gene encoding GTPase HflX, whose product is MTATHTTERAVLAKRVDSGTADTEEIRDLARAAGYDVVGEITQTRTEDPAYHLGEGKVTRLANAVAREEATAVVFDNQLGPYQTYNIGNELPKGVRVIDRFRLILEIFGQRAQTRKAQLQVELAELRYELPRAEAKASLAKRDERPGFIGLGEYDESREEDIKKQISNIRDELASIEETEQHRREQRRESGFDLVALAGYTNAGKSTLLRRLAEDLDIDENEDRHPDLDTTAESEDRLFTTLGTTTRRAEVGKREVLVTDTVGFIQDLPHWLVESFKSTLDSVYRADLVLLVVDVSESVAEIREKLVTSHDTLYERNEAPIVTVLNKTDKVDDEELRRKRDALSKLAPNPVAVSAKEGLNVDALAERIDDELPDYERERLVLPMTDETMSVVSWIHDHANVEDVDYGDQVVIEFEARPAVVEQSRAKAGDLVGASA
- a CDS encoding NAD(P)H-hydrate dehydratase, whose protein sequence is MLTGSEMAVVDENAAALGVPRKQLMESSGNAVARAVRDLVAPGDSVTIVAGRGNNGGDALVAARFLDDYDPRVLLLGRPETIATDIARENWAALRQSEYDTEQVRDSTAVDLGDPDLVVDAMLGTGISGALREPAATAAAAMDEADAPVLSVDVPSGLDAEDGTLADDAVDADRVVTFHDTKPGLDALDAEVTVADIGIPDAAELFVERGDLQRLARDPASHKGDNGEVLVVGGGPYTGAPALSAQAALRAGADLVRVAAPETVAREIQGYSENLIVEAYDGDHLAPDHVPAIADRAAAHDTVVLGPGLGGADETLAAVEDLLGSLDGTAVVDADALQVVPGVDTDATLVCTPHQGELRKMGGETSDDWRERAALVESFAADIGHTLLVKGPYDVVSDGDRTRVNRTGNPGMTVGGTGDVLAGVTGALAAVQDPRHAAAIAAHAVGDAGDAVVEERGYGLVATDLLEAVPTALWGEN
- a CDS encoding acylphosphatase → MSRERAHVYVSGRVQGVYFRATTRDTAREAGVDGWVRNLDDGRVEAVFEGEPDDVDAMIEFCHEGSSRADVTDVEVREEDPEGLDGFDVRW